Below is a window of Salvia splendens isolate huo1 unplaced genomic scaffold, SspV2 ctg962, whole genome shotgun sequence DNA.
cttaatatgggtcgttagatctcattcatcaacggtccagatgatctgcattattacactataatggtgtattattagtcggtgtgcattattcaactgaaaatctgcattattacactataatgatgcattattagtcggtgtgcattattcaactgaaatctgcattattaaatgacacatggcaccaatctaaccgtcggatgacaaaatcgtggggctgagattaaaaagaataaaaaataaaagatacaaaaaggaaatgaatacatccctatatatatatatatttatatatatatatatactagatAATCTTTATTCATGTAAATTTGACAATAGTATCAAATGACCACATATTGACTATacgaaaaatatttataatcatAAGCTTCAAATTATACAAAAtcacaaatattaaaataattgtagaaaataaaataaaatacaatgtacGTACAAGatccaaattttaaaaaatatacaaattagtttttcgaaataaaataaaattgaaatgaatttatgaaaaataagtttataaaaattgttttctaAATAAAAAACGTTACGTATTGAAGGAAAGTgttgaaaaatataatatagtagCAACACTAATcttcaaataattttataatatatatattattatatccatttttgaattaaaattttatctaatattattattaatttaattatcaatttttactatttttatttttttttcttgtaactcatttttataatttttttgttaaaactaTAAAGcataatgtaaaatatttatttaaatttctgaaattaaaatattttattacaaaaaaaattaagtacaatatgtttttaatatttaattgaaaGTATTATAGTCCATCCCTTAATTAACATGAAGggttataataaaattaaagtacaatTAAAATAAGTAAGTTCCTTGTTTGTTGCAAATGATAGAATATGACAAATATATCCcaattttgtatatacaatttttgttcATTTATCACTTACTCATAAAAATAACAATGTAGTAATGAATCTATGCAAGTTGCGGACATGGTTTTCTGCGTATTTTCACGTATATAttattaaacacattaaaatatcCCAAGCTAAGCTGATTTAGACAAAACCATCTTCATGGAATCCGAGCAAAGCAACATGTCAATTTGCAATCCTTATTCACATGCCTCCAAAACTTGCCAAAGCTGTGCTACTTGTGCCAGCTACAATCCACCACTCCCACcaatttctttaaaatttcatccaaataataaatatgatttttAGCCTATAAAAACCCCATCAAATTTCGCATAACTTCACAAAGTACCTCACTAAACCAAACTTGCaataaattaggtttaccaaGAGGAAAAATGAGTTCCAAGAAAACTACCTCAATTGCCCTTTTCTTTGTTCTAAACCTTGCATTCTTCACTCTTTCTAGTGCATGTGGCTCTTGCCCAACTCCCAAACCAaagccgccgccaccgccacctaAGGGCACACCATGCCCACCTCCGCCTTCGACCCCGAGCAAGGCCACTTGCCCTAGGGATACCCTAAAACTAGGTGTTTGTGCTGACTTACTTGGAGGATTGATTGGTGTCACAATTGGAACTCCTCCAAAGACTCCATGCTGCACCCTCATCGAAGGGCTGGCCGATCTCGAGGCGGCCGTGTGCCTATGCACCGCTATCAAAGCCAATGTGTTGGGAATCAACCTTAATGTTCCCATTTCTCTTAGTTTGCTTCTCAATGTTTGCTCCAAGAAGGTTCCCAAGGGATTCCAATGTGCCTGAATGTTCAAATGCACAATTTGCTTGGattctttttaaatttgttgTGATTTAGTTTTGCACTCTCCATTTATGAATAACAAAGGGAAAAATAGTGAAAGAGAAGTCGTACAATGCTCTGATCACTAACTAAGTGATATTGGTGAGAATGAGATAGTACGTActttttatgaattattagttccTTTTAAAGTTGTAGTGTtaattgtgttttctttgtCTAAATTAGTTCCTTTTAAAGCTGTATTAATTGTATTTTCTATGTCTAAGGAATTGTGAATTTATAATGATTGTGCTTGGACCTCTAAATTACGAGATACGATATGTTTTCTTCATCATATTCATCTAGAATAGAATGGAGTATTATTGGAGTCATAAACATCGGTGGAATATTATTGAAAGAGTGAGCAGAAGCTAACAATATTTCcatgaatcatttcaaaatagaataatttggatagtaaaataataaagtaaactATAATGAAACATAATATGTACTCCGTCTGACCACTTTCTATTCTCGTGCGTCTCAACTAAAATGACCCCTTACTTAttaggaaataattaaaatatatattcaattacttttttttcctcTTACTATATATATTCATCTCTCCTATTTTAAAACCTAAGAACCTTTTCTCTGTTACGTTATTCTCTCTCGTACTTTTAAACACccaaaatctttttatttttcttactttattcctctTTAATACTTTTCAACACTCAATAATCTTTTACCAATCTCCTTAAACTCTTTAAAATAAGTGTACATAAAATTGTGTGGTCGTCCTAAGAAGGAGTCATCTTTCctgcgacggagggagtacatattagGCGTCGGCCTGATATGGAGTCATGTTGAGGCCCGTATGATAAAAAGTGTTTAAATAGTAGTAAGCCCAAGAGAGAAATAAAG
It encodes the following:
- the LOC121791902 gene encoding 14 kDa proline-rich protein DC2.15-like; the encoded protein is MSSKKTTSIALFFVLNLAFFTLSSACGSCPTPKPKPPPPPPKGTPCPPPPSTPSKATCPRDTLKLGVCADLLGGLIGVTIGTPPKTPCCTLIEGLADLEAAVCLCTAIKANVLGINLNVPISLSLLLNVCSKKVPKGFQCA